In the Bacillus shivajii genome, one interval contains:
- a CDS encoding 6-phospho-beta-glucosidase has product MKLTLIGGAGVRVPLMVEGLIRWKGEVCIEELVLYDSNAEKLSIIGELVRHIVSNEGNPFQVKLTTELREAVQGADFIYTAIRSGGEKGRVIDERVALKHGVIGQETTGAGGFAMALRTIPAMLEIARVIEETAPEAWVINFTNPSGLITEALQKYTKLKMIGICDAPSSMKIGIAHYLKQKEEDVYINYFGLNHLGWVNKVLVNGTNQMLSILNNYDEFIEVYPHMKCFSNQLVTSLNLLPNEYLFYYYYQNQALLNMKNSTNTRGEQIVKLNRSLLEQLKENKGDMARSLCIYNEVMNERNSTYMTAETGSDENETLGEMESEGYEGLAMSILSSIFKNKKKELILNVKNNGVIPELEHEDVIEVTCLLDNNGPKPLAVGEVPSSVKGLLVTIKEYERLTIEAAVEGDIEKAVMALTIHPLVNSNTIARDVVNDYLAQHKEYLPQFGDLGEKANV; this is encoded by the coding sequence ATGAAGTTGACACTCATCGGAGGAGCGGGCGTTCGAGTTCCTCTCATGGTTGAAGGCTTAATTCGTTGGAAAGGTGAAGTATGTATTGAGGAGTTAGTCCTTTATGATTCAAATGCTGAGAAACTGTCGATCATAGGTGAATTAGTAAGACACATTGTTTCAAATGAAGGTAATCCTTTTCAAGTCAAGCTAACTACAGAATTAAGGGAAGCTGTACAAGGAGCAGATTTTATTTATACAGCGATCCGGTCAGGAGGAGAAAAAGGGCGAGTCATAGATGAAAGAGTTGCGTTAAAGCATGGTGTTATTGGTCAAGAAACAACTGGTGCTGGCGGGTTTGCAATGGCTTTGCGAACGATACCGGCTATGTTAGAGATTGCTAGAGTCATTGAAGAAACTGCACCAGAAGCATGGGTTATAAATTTCACTAATCCTTCAGGATTAATTACGGAAGCATTACAAAAGTATACGAAATTAAAGATGATTGGAATATGTGATGCACCTTCTTCTATGAAAATAGGGATCGCTCACTATTTAAAGCAAAAAGAAGAGGATGTGTATATTAATTATTTTGGTCTCAACCATTTAGGCTGGGTAAACAAAGTGCTTGTAAATGGTACGAATCAAATGCTCTCGATCCTAAATAATTATGATGAGTTTATTGAAGTGTATCCGCATATGAAATGTTTTTCTAATCAACTGGTGACTTCATTAAACCTTCTGCCAAACGAGTATTTGTTTTATTACTATTATCAAAATCAAGCACTATTAAATATGAAGAATAGTACAAACACTCGTGGGGAACAAATTGTTAAGTTAAATCGGTCATTACTTGAACAACTGAAAGAAAATAAAGGAGATATGGCTAGATCACTTTGTATTTATAATGAAGTGATGAATGAAAGAAATAGTACGTATATGACTGCAGAAACTGGCAGTGATGAAAATGAAACATTAGGTGAAATGGAGTCCGAAGGTTATGAAGGATTGGCCATGTCGATTTTATCTTCAATTTTTAAAAATAAAAAGAAAGAACTAATCTTAAATGTCAAGAATAACGGTGTGATACCAGAACTAGAACATGAAGATGTCATAGAGGTGACTTGCCTTCTAGATAATAATGGGCCTAAACCTTTAGCCGTCGGAGAAGTTCCCTCGTCGGTAAAGGGTCTTCTTGTCACAATTAAAGAGTATGAACGATTAACAATAGAAGCTGCAGTTGAAGGTGATATAGAAAAAGCAGTTATGGCTCTGACTATTCACCCCTTAGTGAATTCTAATACGATTGCACGTGATGTGGTGAATGATTATCTCGCCCAGCATAAAGAATATTTACCTCAATTTGGTGATTTAGGAGAGAAAGCAAATGTCTAA
- a CDS encoding Gfo/Idh/MocA family protein — MKNILLVGAGTMGKAHADAYQVMPDVHITGIVDSDEEKAKSLANKFETQYFPNLNEALQENENIQIVDVCLPTNHHFQAVSEATKHCKAIICEKPLSRTLTEAEKMIQLCNNNNSTLYVGHVLRFFHEFASIKQQIERNMIGEPKMVRSLRGGSFPRGYNDWYSNSEQSGGLILDMIIHDFDFLRWCFGEVERVYARSLSEDITNKIDYALVTLRFANGMIAHVEGTWAHEGFSSAMEISGTDGIIDYDSSIDQSIHLQPRVKNNVFSGVAVPSSPLNESPYYRQLRHFIDCENNKHTPIVTAKDAYEAMRIALAAIELAKTKEPVTLNHN; from the coding sequence ATGAAGAACATTTTACTTGTAGGGGCAGGTACGATGGGAAAAGCTCATGCCGACGCCTATCAAGTCATGCCAGATGTCCACATTACTGGTATCGTCGATAGCGATGAAGAAAAAGCAAAATCACTGGCTAATAAATTTGAAACACAATATTTCCCAAATTTAAACGAAGCACTTCAAGAAAACGAAAATATACAAATTGTAGATGTTTGTCTACCTACTAATCATCATTTCCAAGCAGTTTCAGAGGCGACTAAACATTGCAAAGCAATCATATGTGAAAAACCTTTATCCAGAACACTGACTGAAGCGGAAAAAATGATCCAGCTTTGTAACAATAACAACTCAACCCTATATGTAGGACATGTCTTACGCTTTTTTCATGAATTTGCTTCTATTAAACAGCAAATTGAGAGAAATATGATAGGTGAACCGAAAATGGTGCGTTCGCTTCGAGGCGGGAGCTTCCCACGTGGCTATAATGATTGGTATTCTAATTCAGAACAGAGTGGTGGATTAATATTAGATATGATCATCCATGACTTTGATTTTTTAAGATGGTGTTTCGGCGAAGTAGAACGGGTATATGCAAGGAGCTTATCAGAAGATATAACAAACAAAATAGACTATGCGCTAGTTACCTTACGCTTCGCGAATGGAATGATCGCCCATGTAGAAGGGACATGGGCACACGAAGGTTTTTCTTCAGCTATGGAAATATCCGGAACAGATGGAATCATCGATTATGACAGTTCCATTGACCAATCCATTCACTTACAACCGCGTGTGAAAAATAACGTTTTTAGTGGTGTAGCCGTTCCATCATCACCATTAAACGAAAGCCCTTATTACCGTCAACTTCGTCATTTTATAGATTGTGAGAATAACAAACACACACCAATCGTAACTGCGAAAGATGCTTATGAAGCGATGAGAATCGCACTAGCTGCAATCGAATTAGCGAAAACGAAAGAGCCTGTTACATTAAATCATAATTGA
- a CDS encoding Gfo/Idh/MocA family protein has product MFYNSIEELLNSDIEAVIITSENARHRIHSEQAALAGKHILCEKPIATTLEDAKEIAKVCERERVFFQTAFPVRYSTPIKQAKRFIEDGSLGDILAMKGTNRGENPGGWFANSKLAGGGAIMDHTVHVTDIMRWYTNCDVLSVYAEIGRLFHEAETEDSGLLTLEFKNGAFATLDCSWSRNAAYPTWGDVMLDIIGTKGNLKIDAFGQRMKIYTNNGESWEFWGDDMNKEMIKDFIHRSDKGEKPAVTAQDGIEALRVALAAYQSASQVRTIHL; this is encoded by the coding sequence GTGTTTTACAATTCAATAGAAGAGTTATTAAATAGTGACATCGAGGCAGTTATTATTACATCGGAAAATGCTCGCCACCGAATACACAGCGAACAGGCTGCACTTGCTGGAAAACATATTCTTTGTGAAAAACCAATTGCGACCACACTTGAAGATGCTAAAGAAATTGCAAAGGTTTGTGAAAGGGAAAGGGTGTTTTTTCAAACTGCATTCCCAGTTCGATATAGTACGCCGATTAAACAAGCGAAACGATTCATTGAAGATGGTTCTTTAGGCGACATATTGGCAATGAAAGGAACAAATCGCGGGGAAAATCCAGGAGGATGGTTTGCAAATTCAAAACTGGCTGGCGGCGGGGCAATAATGGACCATACCGTACATGTCACAGATATTATGAGATGGTATACCAATTGTGATGTATTATCGGTATATGCTGAAATAGGACGACTATTTCACGAAGCTGAAACTGAAGATAGCGGATTATTGACCCTAGAGTTCAAAAATGGAGCCTTTGCCACCTTAGACTGCAGCTGGTCAAGAAATGCAGCTTATCCTACTTGGGGTGATGTCATGCTTGATATTATAGGGACAAAAGGAAACTTAAAAATCGATGCCTTTGGACAACGGATGAAAATTTACACGAATAACGGTGAAAGCTGGGAATTCTGGGGAGACGATATGAATAAAGAAATGATCAAAGACTTTATTCATCGTTCCGATAAAGGGGAAAAGCCAGCCGTTACAGCTCAAGATGGGATTGAAGCATTACGTGTCGCATTAGCTGCATATCAATCCGCATCCCAAGTAAGAACGATTCATCTATAA
- a CDS encoding LacI family DNA-binding transcriptional regulator, with protein sequence MKVTIYQVAEKANVSIATVSKVINNTGRIGEDTKKRVLKAMEELNYYPSLVASALTGKKTDTIGLLLPDISNPFFAEIARHIEDRAHELGLSVIMCSTDYNKDKESKYIQLLLRKQVDGFILSSGFRNKDLLNRLVEDEIPLAMIAHYNPSISVHGVSIDDYKGGYLATSHLLSLGHKNIGLIGENVRSSNLRIYGYRDAFQDYDLSVDEGNILLTDASVSNGRKCAEQLLTSNDKPSAIFAVNDLLAIGAFQVAQEKGLSIPSDLSIISFDNTILSRTTVPPLTTVAQPIEEMGKKIVDLLLEEIQHPKNKNEQLLYSPELIIRGST encoded by the coding sequence ATGAAAGTGACAATTTACCAAGTAGCTGAAAAAGCAAATGTATCAATTGCAACCGTTTCAAAAGTGATTAACAATACAGGTAGGATTGGCGAAGATACAAAAAAACGAGTATTAAAAGCAATGGAAGAATTAAATTATTATCCAAGTTTAGTTGCTTCAGCTTTAACAGGGAAAAAGACGGATACCATTGGGTTGCTGCTTCCTGATATTTCTAACCCCTTCTTTGCAGAAATTGCACGGCATATCGAGGATAGGGCTCACGAACTAGGGTTAAGTGTTATTATGTGTAGCACCGATTACAACAAAGATAAAGAGAGTAAATATATTCAATTACTTTTAAGAAAGCAAGTAGACGGCTTTATTTTATCTTCTGGTTTTCGTAATAAAGATCTTCTTAATCGGCTAGTTGAAGATGAAATTCCGCTTGCCATGATTGCTCATTATAACCCATCGATTTCAGTTCATGGTGTATCGATTGATGACTATAAGGGCGGTTATCTTGCAACGTCCCATTTACTATCTTTAGGTCACAAAAACATAGGCTTAATAGGGGAAAATGTCCGAAGTAGTAACTTACGAATTTACGGATATAGAGATGCATTTCAGGATTACGACTTGAGTGTTGATGAGGGGAATATTCTTCTGACAGATGCATCCGTTAGTAACGGGCGTAAATGTGCAGAACAATTATTAACAAGCAATGATAAGCCAAGTGCCATTTTTGCGGTCAATGATTTGCTTGCGATTGGGGCTTTTCAAGTTGCTCAGGAAAAAGGATTGAGTATTCCATCTGACTTATCCATTATCAGTTTTGATAATACCATTTTATCGAGAACGACTGTTCCGCCATTAACGACGGTTGCTCAGCCAATTGAGGAAATGGGGAAAAAAATCGTCGACCTTCTTCTGGAGGAAATTCAGCACCCGAAAAATAAAAATGAACAACTTTTATATTCTCCAGAGTTAATTATTAGAGGTTCGACTTAA
- the iolE gene encoding myo-inosose-2 dehydratase gives MFNPNEVKLGIAPIGWTNDDMPELGGENTFEQCISEMALAGFTGTEVGNKYPRDTKELKKALSLRGLEIASAWFSAHLTSAPLQTTVDAFIKHRDFLHEMGSKVIVVSEQGNSIQGKMETPLFPEKPQFTEEEWQTVADGLNHLGELANEKDMSLVYHHHMGTGVQTTEEIDQLMEMTDPKLVSLLYDTGHLVFSGEEPLHVLEKHFSRIMHVHLKDVRADVAERVKSENWSFLTAVKEGAFTVPGDGQIDFKPIFEALAKRNYKGWMLVEAEQDPKKANPFEYALIARNYIKEHAGI, from the coding sequence ATGTTTAATCCAAACGAAGTCAAGTTAGGAATCGCCCCAATTGGCTGGACAAACGACGATATGCCTGAACTAGGAGGAGAAAATACGTTTGAGCAATGTATTAGTGAGATGGCATTAGCGGGATTTACAGGGACAGAAGTAGGCAATAAATATCCTCGTGATACCAAGGAACTGAAAAAAGCCCTCTCATTACGAGGGTTAGAAATTGCGAGTGCTTGGTTTAGTGCTCATTTAACTTCAGCTCCGCTTCAAACAACAGTCGATGCATTTATTAAACACCGTGATTTTCTACATGAAATGGGTTCGAAGGTCATTGTCGTTTCAGAGCAAGGCAATAGCATTCAAGGAAAGATGGAAACACCGTTGTTTCCCGAAAAGCCTCAGTTCACTGAAGAAGAATGGCAGACAGTAGCAGACGGACTAAATCACTTAGGTGAATTAGCGAATGAAAAAGATATGTCCCTCGTTTATCATCATCATATGGGAACCGGTGTCCAAACAACGGAAGAAATTGACCAGTTAATGGAAATGACAGACCCAAAACTAGTATCCTTGCTCTATGATACTGGTCATCTCGTTTTTTCTGGGGAAGAGCCTTTACATGTTTTAGAAAAACACTTCTCCCGCATTATGCATGTTCATTTAAAGGATGTAAGAGCTGATGTGGCAGAAAGAGTGAAAAGTGAAAATTGGAGTTTCTTAACTGCAGTGAAAGAAGGGGCGTTTACCGTACCAGGAGATGGTCAAATCGACTTTAAACCGATTTTTGAAGCATTAGCAAAGCGTAATTATAAAGGTTGGATGTTAGTTGAAGCTGAACAGGACCCGAAAAAGGCAAATCCCTTTGAATATGCCTTAATTGCAAGGAATTACATTAAAGAACATGCAGGAATCTAA
- the iolD gene encoding 3D-(3,5/4)-trihydroxycyclohexane-1,2-dione acylhydrolase (decyclizing) — MLLTTAQAIVKFLNEQYLEVDGKQHKAFKGIFTIFGHGNVVGLGQALEEDRGDLEVYQGRNEQGMAHAAIAYAKQKHRKQFVACTSSVGPGSANMVTAAATATANNIPLLLLPGDTFASRQPDPVLQQIEQTHDSTLSTNDALRPVSKYWDRVSRPEQVMSALIHAMRVLTNQEDTGAVTISLPQDVQGEAYDFPEYFFQKRVHRIERRTPTALELEDALSLITKKKKPFIICGGGVRYSEAGETLKNFANKYHIPFGETQAGKSAVESSNPMNVGGVGVAGNLAANRLAKEADLVIGIGTRLTDFTTASKQLFQNEHVDYLLINASDFHAGKLDAVKVVADARESLTALDQQLEKHQYQSAYEGEIKQAKADWETELNRLYEVSFEKKDFKPEVSGHLDEKLTEYAEVLNSALTQTEVLGHINKQIDEDAIVVGAAGSLPGDLQRMWVNRKPNTYHMEYGYSCMGYEISGALGVKMAQPEQEVYALVGDGSYMMLHSELVTSLQEGKKINVLLLDNAGFGCINNLQMGNGMGSFATEFRKRDKESNALDGDILPVDFAQSAAGYGVKTYSVKTVDDLLFALEDAKKQEVSTLLDIKVLPKTMTNGYDSWWNVGVAEVSQKESIVQAHHDRLEELKKARKY; from the coding sequence ATGCTTTTGACGACAGCTCAAGCAATTGTAAAGTTTTTAAATGAGCAATATCTTGAAGTTGATGGAAAACAACATAAAGCATTTAAAGGGATTTTTACGATTTTCGGTCACGGAAATGTCGTCGGATTAGGTCAGGCATTAGAAGAGGACCGTGGAGACTTAGAAGTATACCAAGGGCGTAATGAGCAAGGAATGGCTCATGCTGCAATCGCTTATGCAAAACAAAAACACCGAAAGCAATTTGTGGCTTGTACATCCTCTGTTGGACCGGGCTCAGCAAACATGGTAACAGCAGCTGCAACAGCTACAGCAAATAACATTCCATTATTGCTTCTTCCTGGTGATACGTTTGCAAGTAGACAGCCAGATCCTGTCTTACAGCAGATTGAACAAACGCATGATTCGACCCTCTCTACAAATGATGCCCTTCGTCCGGTGAGTAAGTACTGGGACCGGGTCAGTCGTCCTGAGCAGGTGATGTCAGCGTTAATTCATGCCATGAGAGTGCTGACGAACCAAGAGGATACAGGTGCAGTGACCATTTCATTGCCCCAAGATGTGCAAGGAGAAGCATACGACTTTCCAGAGTACTTCTTCCAAAAAAGGGTGCACCGGATCGAAAGAAGAACACCGACAGCCCTTGAGTTAGAAGATGCCCTTTCTTTAATTACAAAAAAGAAGAAACCATTTATTATTTGCGGTGGCGGTGTACGTTACTCTGAGGCTGGAGAAACGTTAAAGAACTTTGCAAACAAATACCATATTCCATTTGGCGAAACGCAGGCAGGAAAGAGTGCTGTTGAAAGTTCTAACCCAATGAATGTTGGTGGTGTAGGTGTTGCTGGAAACTTGGCAGCTAACCGGTTAGCGAAAGAGGCAGATTTAGTTATTGGCATCGGTACGCGCTTAACAGACTTTACAACTGCTTCCAAACAGCTTTTCCAAAATGAGCATGTTGATTACTTATTAATTAATGCTTCTGATTTCCATGCAGGGAAACTCGATGCTGTAAAAGTTGTCGCAGATGCTCGAGAATCATTAACCGCTCTTGATCAGCAGCTAGAGAAACATCAATATCAATCGGCTTATGAAGGAGAAATTAAACAAGCAAAAGCTGATTGGGAAACAGAATTGAACCGTCTTTATGAAGTTTCTTTTGAAAAGAAGGACTTTAAGCCGGAAGTAAGCGGCCATTTGGACGAAAAGCTTACTGAATATGCTGAAGTTCTAAACTCTGCACTGACACAAACAGAAGTGCTCGGTCATATTAACAAACAAATTGATGAAGATGCAATCGTTGTAGGGGCAGCGGGAAGCTTACCTGGTGATTTGCAGCGAATGTGGGTGAATCGTAAGCCAAACACGTACCATATGGAGTACGGCTATTCTTGCATGGGTTATGAAATATCTGGTGCCCTTGGTGTGAAAATGGCACAGCCAGAACAGGAAGTGTATGCACTAGTTGGTGATGGGAGTTATATGATGCTTCATTCAGAACTAGTGACAAGCCTGCAAGAAGGCAAAAAAATTAATGTTTTATTGCTTGATAATGCTGGATTCGGTTGTATTAATAACTTACAAATGGGAAATGGCATGGGAAGTTTTGCAACAGAATTCAGGAAACGAGATAAAGAATCAAACGCTTTAGACGGCGATATTCTTCCTGTTGACTTTGCTCAAAGCGCAGCAGGTTACGGGGTAAAAACTTACTCAGTTAAGACCGTTGATGACTTATTGTTTGCTTTAGAAGATGCGAAAAAACAAGAGGTTTCTACTTTACTCGATATTAAGGTACTCCCGAAAACGATGACAAATGGTTATGATTCATGGTGGAATGTCGGGGTAGCTGAAGTATCACAAAAGGAATCTATTGTTCAAGCTCATCATGATAGATTAGAAGAATTAAAAAAGGCACGTAAATATTAG
- a CDS encoding CoA-acylating methylmalonate-semialdehyde dehydrogenase has protein sequence MAVTSVQHLKNYIGGQWVDSSSKTEEVYNPATGEVIAHVPLSTFSELDHAAEVAEKAFETWSEVPVPKRARILFKYQQLLVDHWDELAEIITIENGKSLKEAHGEVQRGIECVEFAAGAPSLMMGKQLPDIANGLESGMYRYPIGVVGGITPFNFPMMVPCWMFPLAIAVGNTFVLKPSERTPLLANRLAELFAEAGLPDGVLNIVHGAHDVVNGILENKKIKAISFVGSQPVAEYVYKKGTENLKRVQALAGAKNHSIVLNDADLENAATQIVTAAFGSAGERCMACAVVAVEEGVADEFIDLLVKKSNEITIGNGLEDDVFLGPVIREDHKKRTLQYIETGEKEGATLVRDGRKDVDAQEKGYFVGPTIFDGVTNEMKIWQDEIFAPVLSVTRVKDLPEAVELSNQSRFANGACIFTTNGGQVRQFREKIDAGMLGVNIGVPAPMAFFPFSGWKDSFYGDLHANGNDGVEFYTRKKMLTSRWT, from the coding sequence ATGGCAGTTACATCAGTACAACACTTGAAAAACTATATCGGTGGACAGTGGGTTGATTCATCAAGCAAGACAGAAGAAGTGTACAATCCGGCTACAGGAGAAGTGATTGCCCATGTACCACTTTCAACATTTTCAGAGTTAGATCATGCAGCAGAAGTAGCAGAAAAGGCATTTGAAACATGGAGTGAGGTTCCTGTCCCAAAACGGGCAAGAATTCTTTTTAAATATCAACAGCTTCTCGTAGATCATTGGGATGAGCTCGCTGAAATTATTACAATTGAAAATGGAAAAAGCTTAAAAGAAGCTCATGGAGAAGTCCAACGTGGGATTGAGTGTGTTGAATTTGCCGCTGGAGCTCCAAGTTTAATGATGGGAAAACAGCTCCCAGACATTGCAAATGGCCTTGAGTCTGGCATGTATCGTTATCCAATCGGAGTCGTTGGCGGAATTACACCATTTAACTTTCCAATGATGGTACCATGCTGGATGTTCCCACTTGCAATTGCAGTTGGAAACACTTTCGTATTAAAGCCGTCTGAACGAACACCTCTTCTTGCTAATCGTCTTGCAGAATTATTTGCAGAAGCCGGTCTTCCAGACGGTGTACTGAATATCGTTCACGGTGCTCACGATGTCGTTAACGGCATTTTAGAAAACAAAAAAATTAAAGCCATCTCCTTCGTAGGCTCTCAGCCTGTAGCTGAATATGTTTATAAAAAAGGGACGGAAAACTTAAAACGTGTTCAAGCTCTTGCTGGTGCGAAAAACCACTCCATCGTCTTAAATGACGCTGATCTAGAAAATGCCGCAACGCAAATTGTAACGGCTGCATTTGGTTCGGCAGGAGAACGTTGTATGGCGTGCGCAGTTGTAGCTGTTGAAGAAGGAGTAGCTGATGAATTCATCGATTTATTAGTGAAAAAATCAAATGAAATTACGATTGGTAATGGATTAGAGGATGACGTATTCTTAGGTCCTGTGATTCGTGAAGATCATAAAAAGCGTACACTTCAGTACATTGAGACTGGAGAAAAAGAAGGAGCAACACTCGTCCGTGATGGTAGAAAAGACGTCGATGCTCAAGAAAAAGGATATTTTGTTGGACCAACAATTTTTGATGGAGTAACAAACGAAATGAAAATTTGGCAAGATGAGATTTTTGCTCCTGTACTGTCTGTAACAAGAGTAAAGGACTTACCTGAAGCTGTTGAACTATCAAATCAATCCCGATTTGCAAATGGTGCTTGTATTTTCACAACAAATGGGGGGCAAGTACGTCAATTCCGTGAAAAAATTGACGCAGGTATGCTTGGTGTAAATATTGGGGTGCCAGCTCCTATGGCGTTTTTCCCATTCTCAGGTTGGAAAGATTCTTTCTATGGCGATTTACATGCGAATGGAAATGACGGAGTCGAGTTCTATACTCGTAAGAAGATGTTAACATCACGCTGGACATAA
- the iolC gene encoding 5-dehydro-2-deoxygluconokinase: MNGLSFEQNRPIDIIGIGRLCVDLNANEIHRPMEETRTFTKYVGGSPANIAIGSSRLGLNAGFIGKVSDDQMGRFITNYLEENKIDTSNVSTDHTGAVTGLAFTEILSPEDCSILMYRDNVADLKLSTDDVSEEYIKQAKILLVSGTALAASPSREAVFLALEYARKHNVTVIFDVDYRPYTWNSSKETAVYYSLAAEKCDVIIGTREEFDMMEQFIKDYESDDKKTAQRWFDYHAKIVVIKHGSEGSIAYTADGLSHRGGIFKSKVLKTFGAGDSYASAFIYGLLQGWEIPRAMEFGSASASIVISKHSCSDAMPTVDEINEFMKTAEKVHA, translated from the coding sequence ATGAATGGATTAAGTTTTGAACAAAATAGGCCTATAGATATTATTGGAATTGGCCGCTTATGTGTTGACTTAAATGCAAATGAAATACATCGTCCAATGGAAGAAACAAGAACGTTTACAAAGTATGTAGGTGGTTCTCCAGCAAACATCGCGATCGGGTCCAGTCGTCTTGGGCTTAACGCTGGTTTTATTGGGAAAGTTTCGGACGATCAAATGGGACGTTTCATAACAAATTATCTTGAAGAAAACAAAATTGATACATCAAATGTTTCAACTGATCACACTGGAGCTGTAACAGGATTAGCATTTACAGAGATTCTTAGTCCGGAAGATTGCAGTATTCTCATGTATCGTGATAATGTAGCCGATCTTAAATTATCAACAGATGATGTATCAGAAGAATATATAAAGCAGGCAAAAATTTTACTCGTCTCAGGAACAGCACTTGCTGCAAGCCCATCAAGAGAGGCAGTTTTCCTAGCACTTGAATATGCACGAAAACACAATGTCACAGTGATTTTTGATGTGGACTATCGTCCATATACGTGGAATTCTTCAAAAGAAACAGCGGTTTATTATAGTTTAGCTGCGGAAAAATGTGATGTCATTATTGGAACACGAGAAGAGTTCGATATGATGGAGCAGTTTATAAAAGATTACGAGTCTGATGACAAAAAGACAGCTCAAAGGTGGTTTGATTATCATGCTAAAATCGTCGTGATTAAACATGGATCAGAAGGGTCTATTGCCTACACGGCAGACGGATTATCGCACCGTGGCGGGATTTTTAAATCAAAAGTGCTGAAAACATTTGGTGCTGGAGACTCTTATGCATCAGCCTTTATTTACGGACTATTACAAGGCTGGGAGATTCCAAGGGCAATGGAATTTGGAAGTGCATCTGCATCCATTGTGATTTCCAAACATAGCTGTTCAGATGCAATGCCAACAGTCGATGAAATCAATGAATTTATGAAAACAGCAGAAAAAGTGCACGCATAA
- the iolB gene encoding 5-deoxy-glucuronate isomerase, with amino-acid sequence MSELIVKPASPDKDGKVLSVTPESAGWDYVGFEVYSLKQGERLHKQTEGNEVCLVLLTGKADVHTSKEQFNQIGERMSVFEKIPPFSVYVPNDDEYEVTALTDLELAVCASPGKGTHEARLIKPQDVGTADRGFGKMSRKIHNILPEDEPADSLLVVEVFTPDGNTSSYPPHKHDKDNFPHETYLEETYFHQVNPEQGFVFQRVYNDDRSLNETLAVENKNVVLVPEGYHPVSAIPGYESYYLNVMAGLVRKWKFNNDPDHEWLFENVMEKK; translated from the coding sequence ATGTCTGAATTAATTGTAAAGCCTGCATCCCCAGATAAAGATGGGAAAGTTTTATCTGTCACCCCAGAATCAGCTGGCTGGGATTATGTTGGATTTGAAGTGTATTCGTTAAAACAGGGAGAGAGACTTCATAAGCAAACAGAAGGGAATGAAGTTTGTCTCGTATTATTAACTGGTAAGGCTGACGTGCATACTTCAAAGGAACAGTTTAATCAGATCGGAGAGAGAATGAGTGTTTTTGAAAAAATTCCTCCATTTTCTGTCTATGTTCCAAATGATGATGAATATGAAGTGACTGCCTTAACGGATCTAGAGTTAGCTGTTTGTGCTTCACCTGGCAAAGGGACGCACGAAGCGCGCTTAATTAAGCCACAAGATGTGGGGACAGCTGACCGCGGTTTTGGAAAAATGTCACGAAAAATCCATAACATTCTTCCTGAAGATGAACCAGCGGACTCGTTACTTGTTGTTGAAGTTTTTACGCCGGATGGAAATACGTCTAGTTATCCGCCGCATAAACACGATAAGGATAATTTCCCTCATGAAACGTATTTAGAAGAAACGTATTTCCACCAGGTTAACCCTGAACAAGGCTTTGTTTTTCAGCGAGTATACAACGATGACAGAAGTTTAAATGAAACACTCGCGGTAGAAAACAAAAATGTCGTGTTAGTTCCTGAAGGGTATCACCCTGTATCTGCTATTCCTGGGTATGAATCATATTACTTAAACGTAATGGCGGGCCTAGTAAGAAAATGGAAATTTAACAATGACCCAGACCATGAATGGTTATTTGAAAATGTGATGGAAAAGAAATAA